Below is a window of Candidatus Viadribacter manganicus DNA.
ATGCTGTGGAAATCGCGCTGGCGCCACTGGATCGGCAAATTCTTGCCCGAGTGTCGCGAAGAGAGGATCGGGCCGGTAACGCGCCGTGACGGGCATGAGGTTCATCTAGGCGCGTGCGGGCGAGAAGTCATGCGTCATTCACGCGATGGGCCGTGACGAGCGCGGCGGTTTGTGGCAATCAATTGGCGGGGGCGACGGAAGGGTCGTGGGACTTATGTCGGCGCACACTTTGAGCATTGTCGGCGCGGTTTTCGCCTTCGTGACGCTCGGCGCGTGCACTGAAAACGCGAACGGCGCCAAGACCGAGCGCAGCTCTGCTGAGCGTGTCGCTGCGGCGCTCGATGTCTGCGGCGAAGATGGCGGCGAATTCGCTCAACGCGTGTGTGAAAACACATCGCTCGCCGCACTCGATAGTCAGGTCCGCCAAACCCTCGTCGCTGAATCGGCCTCGATATCGGACGCCGGCACGACGCTGCTTATCCAAAATCAAAACCGCTGGCGCGAGGCCGCGCGCGTGACGTGCGGGATTATCGATGCCGAGGCCCAGCCAGACCAGGACCAGCAACGCTGCCTGGAAGCGGCGTTCCGCGCGCGCGCTCAGGATGCGCAAACCGCCGTGCAGGAAGTTGGCGGCTACACCTTCCAACGTATGGAGCTCGTCGACGCCACGCCAGTGACCGCCGAGGTCGCGTCCGCGATGGGTGGATCCGCCCCGGTCGCGGTCGAGCGCGACATTCGCTTTCCGCGCATCGACGGCCCGCAGACCGCGGAGATCCGCCGCTTCAACGAACTCGTCGCGCAGCAGCCGCAGTTTCAGTTGGGCGACGCCACCAATGAGAACGTCAATTACTCGATCGCTTACGCTGGCCAGGAGCTGATCTCGGTCAAGTTCATTATCAGCGCCGACTCGATCGCCGCCGCCAACGCCACCAATACAGTGAAGGCTGTCACCGTGGTCATGAGCGATGGCGGACGCTTGCTTACGGAAGCGGACGTTTTCCGCGCCGCTTCGGGTTGGCAGGATTTCATCACTGACCGCGCCGTCGCCCGTATCGCGCGCGAGTTTCCCGATTACACCAACTTCCCGCCCCGCCGCGATGTTTATGAGACTGCGACTAAGCCGCACCTCTGGCTCATCACAGAGCAGGGGCTTGTCCTCATGTTTCCGCCGCTCTCGTTCGGCGGTTCGCACGCCGACGGCGGCATCGAGGTCACGATCCCCTGGACGGACCTGCGCCCGTACCTGAACCCCGCGGCGCCCGCGCCGATCCGCGCCGCCGTCTAATGGGTGGAGATGTCGCGCTCCAAAGCGCTGCGCGATTGCGCTAACCAACACCATGGATTCGCGCACCGGTTCGATCCTCGCTCTGGCTAGCGTCGTGCTCATCGGCATGACCGGCTTCGGCATCTTTCTGCCGATCTTTCCGTTCCTCTCGCTCGATCTCGGCGCCACTCCGACGGCGACTACGATCGCCATGGGTGCTTATTCGTTCGGTCAGCTCGTTTCCTCGCCGTTGTGGGGCAGGCTCAGTGACCGTATCGGCCGCAAACCCATTTTGATTGTCGGTCTTCTTGGTGGCGTCGTTTCCTATTTTTGGATCGCGCACGCCAACACCGTCTATGATCTCGGCGCCGCGCGTCTTTTCGGAGGGCTGATGGCGGGCAATGTGGGCGCCGCCTTCGCCGCCGCGGCCGATCTTGCCGATGACAAAACGCGCGCGCGCAATATGGGTCTGCTCGGCGCCGCCGTCGGCTTCGGTTTCATCGCTGGCCCGGCCTTTGGCGCGTTCTTAATTGGTCACGAGCCAACGCGCGAGAGTTTCGTCACTGTTTGCTACGCGTCCGCCGCGCTTGCCGGTCTCGCTGCTCTCGCGGCGCTCGTATTCTTCCGTGAAAGCCTCACGCCAGAGGCGCGGACCCAGCCCGGGGCGCGACGCCGTAGCCGCTTTACGTTGTTGGCCTCGCGTCCGTCACTGTTGCGCTTTGTCGTCGTCACCTTCCTCGCGATTGCCGCGCAGGCGCTGATGGAAACCACGTTCGGCCTCTGGGCAGACGCCGAATTGCAATGGGGTCCGCGCGAGGTTGGCTGGACGCTCGCGGCGCTCGGCGTTGGCGCGGTGCTACTGCAAGGCGGAGGCGCGGGCAGGGCGGCGCGCGTTCTCGGTGAGCGCATGACGCTGCTCATCGGCCTCACGCTTTTTGCTGCTGGCTTCGCGGGGCTCGCAGTCTCGCACGAGGCGCCGACCATGGCCGCCTCACTTACGGCTCTCGTTATCGGCATTGGCCTCGCAACGCCGGCGCTGAATTCGCTTATCGCCGCGCAAGCCGCCGAGGATGAGCGCGGCGAAGTTATGGGGCTGTCGCAATCGGCGTCCGCGCTGGGGCGCGTTGCTGGTCCGCTTGGCGCGGGTGCATTGTTCGATCAGTTGGGCTCAGCCGCGCCGTTTGCGATGGCCGCCGTCTTGATTATGGCTGCGTTGTTCGTGACGCTCGGCGAACCTGCTAAGGAAGCCTTCGGTCAGGCGCGCTGATTATTCCTTGTACGCGCGCCAAACGCCATCGCGGTCGCGCACTTCGTAGCCGTCATCAGTTTCGCGCACTGCTTGCGCCGCCAAAGGCGCTTTGCCGTGTCCGCCGGGAATATCCAGAACGTAAGCTGGCTGCGCTAGGCCCGACGCACGCTCATGCAGCGCCTGCGCCAATTCCTGCCCACGTTCGATCGTGCACCGGAAGTGCGACGTTCCCGGCGCCTTGTCGAGGTGATGCAAATAGTAAGGTTTCACCCGCGCCTCGACTAAAGCCCGCATGAGAGCTTCGAGCGTATCGACATCGTCGTTCACGTCTCTCAGTAGTACTGTCTGCGACAGCATTGGCACGCCGCTATCGACGATCCGCGCAATTGCCGCGCGCGCCTGATCCGTCAACTCGTGCACATGGTTCGTGTGCAGCACGACATAGGTCGTCGCGCCCTCGACGCGTAGTGCTTCAACCAAATCCGGCGTCACCCGCATCGGATCAACCGCCGGAATGCGCGTGTGCCAGCGGATGATCTTGACGTGCGCAATAGCCGCTAGCCGCGCCGTGATCTCGCGCACGCGCCGCGCCGATAGCAAGAAGGGATCGCCGCCGGTCAGGATCACTTCCCAGATACTGGGTTGGCTCTCGATATATGAAAGCGCAGCTTCCAGCTCGGCGCCGGTCAGCGTGCCGTCGCCATCCGGCCCCACCATCTCGCGCCGAAAGCAGAAGCGGCAATAGACAGGGCAGACATGCACCAGCTTCAGCAGCGCGCGATCGGGATAGCGATGCACCACGCCCTTCACGGGCGTATGCGCATCATCGCCAATCGGATCGCTGAGTTCATCAAGTGCAGTCTCAAGCTCTCGTGCGTCGGGCTGAAACTGTGCCGCGATTGGATCGTTCGGGCTTGTTGGATCGATCAGCGCTTCCATCGCCGACGTGATTGCGACGGCGTAGCGGCTAGCTACCTCCGCCAGCGGATCAATCTTCGCCTTCGCGCTCATCTCAAATCCCAAACGCTTTCGCGTACTCAACCTTACCGCCGCCCGCGAGTGCGCCCGGCTCGATCTCCAGCGCCATGAAGTGCGGCCCGGAGAAGGGAGCTTGCAGCGATTCCGCTAATGCGGGCGAGAAACCGAAGCGTGGATAATACTCCGCGTGCCCCAGCACAATGATCGCAACGCACCCCAATTCAGCGCATCGCGCGTTGCCGGCGCGGATCAATTCGCCGCCGAGACCGCCCTTTTGAAACGCAGGCAAAACCGAGACAGGCGCTAATGCCGCAG
It encodes the following:
- a CDS encoding MFS transporter; the encoded protein is MDSRTGSILALASVVLIGMTGFGIFLPIFPFLSLDLGATPTATTIAMGAYSFGQLVSSPLWGRLSDRIGRKPILIVGLLGGVVSYFWIAHANTVYDLGAARLFGGLMAGNVGAAFAAAADLADDKTRARNMGLLGAAVGFGFIAGPAFGAFLIGHEPTRESFVTVCYASAALAGLAALAALVFFRESLTPEARTQPGARRRSRFTLLASRPSLLRFVVVTFLAIAAQALMETTFGLWADAELQWGPREVGWTLAALGVGAVLLQGGGAGRAARVLGERMTLLIGLTLFAAGFAGLAVSHEAPTMAASLTALVIGIGLATPALNSLIAAQAAEDERGEVMGLSQSASALGRVAGPLGAGALFDQLGSAAPFAMAAVLIMAALFVTLGEPAKEAFGQAR
- a CDS encoding lysine-2,3-aminomutase-like protein — encoded protein: MSAKAKIDPLAEVASRYAVAITSAMEALIDPTSPNDPIAAQFQPDARELETALDELSDPIGDDAHTPVKGVVHRYPDRALLKLVHVCPVYCRFCFRREMVGPDGDGTLTGAELEAALSYIESQPSIWEVILTGGDPFLLSARRVREITARLAAIAHVKIIRWHTRIPAVDPMRVTPDLVEALRVEGATTYVVLHTNHVHELTDQARAAIARIVDSGVPMLSQTVLLRDVNDDVDTLEALMRALVEARVKPYYLHHLDKAPGTSHFRCTIERGQELAQALHERASGLAQPAYVLDIPGGHGKAPLAAQAVRETDDGYEVRDRDGVWRAYKE
- a CDS encoding RsiV family protein, with protein sequence MSAHTLSIVGAVFAFVTLGACTENANGAKTERSSAERVAAALDVCGEDGGEFAQRVCENTSLAALDSQVRQTLVAESASISDAGTTLLIQNQNRWREAARVTCGIIDAEAQPDQDQQRCLEAAFRARAQDAQTAVQEVGGYTFQRMELVDATPVTAEVASAMGGSAPVAVERDIRFPRIDGPQTAEIRRFNELVAQQPQFQLGDATNENVNYSIAYAGQELISVKFIISADSIAAANATNTVKAVTVVMSDGGRLLTEADVFRAASGWQDFITDRAVARIAREFPDYTNFPPRRDVYETATKPHLWLITEQGLVLMFPPLSFGGSHADGGIEVTIPWTDLRPYLNPAAPAPIRAAV
- a CDS encoding GNAT family N-acetyltransferase, translated to MIRDVTPSDCAAIRQVVRHAFGQDDEANLVEQLRADGDDLAELVAASEIAIQAHILYSLLTIVRGGKTLRAAALAPVSVLPAFQKGGLGGELIRAGNARCAELGCVAIIVLGHAEYYPRFGFSPALAESLQAPFSGPHFMALEIEPGALAGGGKVEYAKAFGI